One Nonomuraea angiospora DNA segment encodes these proteins:
- a CDS encoding cupin domain-containing protein gives MSIDQAHAHQLESPDKSGPLPKIEIVATVPGAPPAPEGAEAMTILVTLPPDSPGAPPHRHSGPAYGYVVKGAINFELEGEPVRVVRAGEAFWEPGGDVIHYQDGNHLADEESAFVVTMFCAPGQPMLIPVSPQELEARRDRRAPRA, from the coding sequence ATGAGCATCGATCAGGCTCACGCCCACCAGCTGGAGAGCCCCGACAAGAGCGGGCCGCTACCGAAGATCGAGATCGTCGCCACCGTGCCGGGGGCGCCGCCCGCGCCGGAGGGCGCCGAGGCCATGACGATCCTGGTCACGCTGCCGCCGGACAGCCCGGGCGCGCCGCCGCACCGCCACTCCGGCCCCGCGTACGGGTACGTGGTCAAGGGCGCCATCAACTTCGAGCTCGAAGGCGAGCCCGTGCGGGTCGTCCGGGCCGGTGAGGCGTTCTGGGAGCCCGGTGGGGACGTGATCCACTACCAGGACGGCAACCACCTGGCCGACGAGGAGTCGGCGTTCGTGGTGACGATGTTCTGCGCGCCCGGGCAGCCGATGCTGATCCCGGTCAGCCCGCAGGAGCTGGAGGCCCGGCGAGACCGTCGCGCGCCGCGAGCATGA
- a CDS encoding class I SAM-dependent methyltransferase, which yields MEKTLDQDRVKEFLERVMIDNGAALAGLCTSIGTRLGLYQAMAGAGPLTSEALAARTGLDERYVREWLASQVAGQYVRHEPGTDTYVFPDEHAAVLADPASPAYSAGAFAMLQPLYATEDALVDAYRTGGGVGWEEHGPALYEGVAAFFLPGYAASLVQEWLPAMDGVVEGLERGMSVADVGCGFGHSTLLMAHAYPRSRFHGFDFHGPSVERARRAAAEQGLADRVSFEVAGAGDFPGGDYGLITFFDCLHDLGDPGAAFRRAARTLAAGGACLIVEPNAAAAPQDNINPLGRAFTATSATLCLPGALAQKGPYALGNHAGEDALRRIAHEAGLRTWKLAAQSPANLVYDARR from the coding sequence ATGGAGAAGACGCTTGACCAGGATCGGGTGAAGGAGTTCCTGGAACGCGTGATGATCGACAACGGTGCCGCCCTCGCGGGCCTCTGCACGTCGATCGGCACCCGGCTCGGGCTCTACCAGGCGATGGCCGGTGCCGGGCCGCTGACCTCCGAGGCGCTCGCCGCCCGTACCGGCCTCGACGAGCGGTACGTACGGGAGTGGCTGGCCTCCCAGGTGGCCGGCCAGTACGTGCGCCACGAGCCCGGCACGGACACCTATGTGTTCCCCGACGAGCACGCCGCCGTGCTCGCGGACCCGGCCTCTCCCGCGTACTCGGCCGGGGCGTTCGCCATGCTCCAGCCGCTCTACGCCACCGAGGACGCGCTGGTGGACGCCTACCGGACCGGCGGCGGCGTGGGCTGGGAGGAGCACGGGCCCGCCTTGTACGAGGGGGTGGCCGCGTTCTTCCTCCCCGGCTACGCGGCGTCCCTGGTGCAGGAGTGGTTGCCGGCCATGGACGGCGTGGTGGAGGGGCTGGAGCGGGGCATGTCCGTCGCCGACGTCGGCTGCGGCTTCGGCCACAGCACGTTGCTCATGGCGCACGCGTACCCCCGCTCCCGCTTCCACGGCTTCGACTTCCACGGCCCGTCCGTCGAGAGGGCGCGGCGGGCGGCGGCGGAGCAGGGGCTGGCCGACCGGGTGAGCTTCGAGGTCGCGGGCGCGGGCGACTTCCCCGGCGGCGACTACGGCCTGATCACCTTCTTCGACTGCCTGCACGACCTCGGTGACCCCGGCGCCGCGTTCCGGCGCGCCGCGCGGACGCTGGCCGCCGGCGGCGCCTGCCTGATCGTCGAGCCGAACGCCGCCGCGGCGCCCCAGGACAACATCAACCCGCTCGGCCGGGCGTTCACGGCGACGTCCGCGACGTTGTGCCTGCCCGGGGCGCTGGCCCAGAAGGGGCCGTACGCGCTGGGGAACCACGCCGGCGAGGACGCCCTGCGGCGCATCGCGCACGAGGCCGGCCTGCGCACCTGGAAGCTGGCCGCGCAGAGCCCCGCCAACCTCGTCTACGACGCCCGCCGCTGA
- a CDS encoding DUF6745 domain-containing protein, translated as MNSPGPEQGRDDDDAAAERRAWESAARACYREIGVPFPERVVWVSSPLVGAFAAPIAACLSTGHRNNRVLESVYRAVDGTAGESVGHAVRAAVRVAADGAASDPVYGAAATALHAEIAATMGSALASAVRDLPAREEGRNALAGVLNLVAAASETAVGAAVDAAVGGPRQDTIRGEVRRLWRAHLAFQRSGTWLPLVGHFRQAPPPGHDPASGRDEDRPPQGAVEQEAARSAPAGWWWWPFLDFVMLCPRPTELHLEQVGEGAGAAQRPHRADGPAAGWSDGFGVYFWHGTQVTRAVIDDTLTADEILRETNAEIRRCAIERRGWDRFITEAGLAQIGPAVPDPGNPGQTLTLHDVPDDIYTTHVRVLLCTNGTVERDGTRRRFGLTVPADCTDPIQAAAWTYGLTPAQYAGAQRRS; from the coding sequence GTGAATTCACCGGGTCCTGAGCAGGGCCGGGACGACGACGATGCCGCCGCCGAGAGGCGGGCGTGGGAGTCCGCCGCCCGTGCCTGCTACCGGGAGATCGGGGTCCCGTTCCCGGAACGGGTCGTGTGGGTGTCCTCACCGCTCGTCGGCGCGTTCGCCGCACCGATCGCGGCCTGCCTGAGCACCGGCCACCGCAACAACCGCGTCCTGGAGTCCGTCTACCGCGCGGTGGACGGCACCGCCGGCGAGAGCGTCGGCCACGCCGTGCGCGCCGCGGTCCGGGTCGCGGCCGACGGGGCGGCGAGCGATCCGGTGTACGGCGCGGCCGCCACCGCCCTGCACGCCGAGATCGCCGCGACGATGGGCTCCGCGCTGGCCTCGGCGGTACGGGACCTGCCCGCCCGCGAGGAGGGCCGCAATGCGCTGGCCGGCGTGTTGAACCTGGTCGCCGCCGCGTCGGAGACGGCCGTGGGGGCGGCGGTGGACGCGGCGGTGGGCGGCCCGCGGCAGGACACGATCCGCGGCGAGGTACGCCGGCTGTGGCGGGCCCACCTGGCCTTCCAGCGTTCCGGCACCTGGCTGCCCCTGGTCGGCCACTTCAGACAGGCCCCGCCCCCAGGACACGACCCGGCCTCAGGGCGCGACGAGGATCGGCCGCCGCAGGGCGCCGTGGAGCAGGAGGCGGCGCGGTCCGCGCCCGCCGGCTGGTGGTGGTGGCCCTTCCTCGACTTCGTCATGCTCTGCCCGCGCCCGACCGAGCTGCACCTGGAGCAGGTCGGCGAGGGCGCCGGGGCCGCGCAACGGCCGCACCGCGCCGACGGTCCCGCGGCCGGCTGGTCCGACGGGTTCGGGGTCTACTTCTGGCACGGCACCCAGGTCACCCGGGCCGTCATCGACGACACCCTCACCGCCGACGAGATCCTCCGCGAGACCAACGCCGAGATCCGCCGCTGCGCCATCGAACGCCGCGGCTGGGACCGCTTCATCACCGAGGCCGGCCTGGCCCAGATCGGGCCCGCCGTACCCGATCCCGGCAATCCCGGGCAGACCCTCACCCTGCACGACGTGCCCGATGACATCTACACCACGCACGTGCGGGTCCTGCTGTGCACCAACGGCACCGTCGAGCGGGACGGCACCCGCCGCCGCTT
- a CDS encoding ester cyclase, with translation MSDPRRPLDRLRRAFNRHDVDDLADTFSRGAVLVAPDGVGQDRDEIASYYGAFIEAFPDSRCTIQSLTILGDTLVAEYTLSGTHKGAYLMPGGGVAPATGRPILVRACSVSTVEDDLIVSHRIYYDQLELGAQLGGELCFEEDERPA, from the coding sequence ATGTCTGATCCCCGACGCCCGCTGGACCGGCTGCGCAGAGCCTTCAACCGCCACGACGTGGACGATCTCGCGGACACCTTCAGCCGCGGTGCGGTCCTCGTCGCGCCGGACGGCGTGGGCCAGGACAGGGACGAGATCGCCTCCTACTACGGCGCGTTCATCGAGGCGTTCCCGGACTCGAGGTGCACCATCCAGTCGCTCACGATCCTGGGTGACACCCTGGTGGCGGAGTACACCCTGAGCGGCACGCACAAGGGCGCCTACCTGATGCCCGGAGGGGGCGTGGCCCCGGCGACCGGCCGCCCCATCCTCGTGCGCGCGTGCAGCGTCTCGACCGTGGAGGACGATCTCATCGTCAGCCACCGCATCTACTACGACCAGTTGGAGCTGGGCGCCCAGCTCGGCGGCGAGCTCTGCTTCGAGGAGGACGAGAGGCCGGCCTGA
- a CDS encoding aminoglycoside phosphotransferase family protein, with product MVDIMPPDGRAGIDASLVKRLLEDQFPQWSELPVTPVEVDGWDNRTYRLGEEMTVRLPTAAGYAPAVDKEHRWLPVLAPSLPVAVPVPLAKGVPGAGYPFDWSIRRWLDGQTATLDRVDDPCGFAESLAEFLLALRRVDAAGGPRAGAHSFYRGAPPAHYDEQTRRALAALDGQLDTGLASAVWDAALEATWSGPPVWFHGDFAAGNLLVREGKLAAVIDFGTSGVGDPACDLVIAWTMLSGDSREAFRQVAGQDRAMWARARGWALWKALIVLAEKIGTDEEQAAVQRRVIDEVLADHKSAG from the coding sequence GTGGTCGACATCATGCCCCCCGACGGACGTGCCGGAATCGACGCCTCACTGGTCAAGCGGCTGCTCGAGGACCAGTTCCCGCAGTGGAGCGAGCTGCCCGTGACGCCGGTCGAGGTCGACGGATGGGACAACCGCACCTATCGGCTCGGCGAGGAGATGACGGTGCGCCTTCCGACCGCTGCCGGCTACGCGCCGGCGGTGGACAAGGAACATCGGTGGCTGCCGGTCCTCGCGCCGTCCTTGCCGGTCGCGGTTCCCGTGCCGCTGGCCAAGGGCGTGCCGGGCGCGGGATACCCGTTCGACTGGTCGATCCGCAGGTGGCTGGACGGCCAGACCGCCACCCTCGACCGCGTGGACGACCCGTGCGGGTTCGCGGAGTCTTTGGCCGAATTCCTCCTCGCGCTGCGGCGCGTGGACGCCGCGGGCGGGCCTCGGGCCGGTGCGCACAGCTTCTACAGGGGCGCGCCGCCGGCGCACTACGACGAGCAGACCCGTCGCGCCCTCGCCGCGCTGGACGGTCAGCTCGACACCGGCCTGGCGTCGGCCGTCTGGGACGCCGCCCTGGAGGCGACCTGGTCCGGGCCGCCGGTGTGGTTCCACGGCGACTTCGCCGCCGGCAACCTGCTGGTCAGGGAGGGGAAGCTGGCCGCCGTCATCGACTTCGGGACCTCGGGCGTCGGCGATCCCGCCTGTGATCTGGTGATCGCCTGGACGATGCTCTCGGGCGACAGCCGGGAGGCCTTCCGGCAGGTCGCCGGCCAGGATCGCGCCATGTGGGCGCGGGCCCGGGGCTGGGCACTGTGGAAGGCGCTGATCGTGCTGGCCGAGAAGATCG